In Oncorhynchus keta strain PuntledgeMale-10-30-2019 chromosome 19, Oket_V2, whole genome shotgun sequence, a single genomic region encodes these proteins:
- the LOC118371166 gene encoding delta-type opioid receptor-like — translation MEPSTAPGAEPADFDMYSVIPFNVTYPDDEMGFVPNGGNYTQQLPVQSASNIIVAISITALYSVICVVGLLGNVLVMYGVVRYTKMKTSTNIYIFNLALADALATSTLPFQSAKYLMGTWAFGEVLCKVVIAIDYYNMFTSIFTLTMMSVDRYIAVCHPVRALEFRTPAKGKIINVLIWVLSSAIGVPIMVMAVTKTTDSGQTMCTLKFPDPDWYWDTVTKICVFIFAFIIPVMVITICYGLMILRLRSVRLLSGSKEKDRNMRRITRMVLVIVAAFIVCWTPIHIFIIIKTLVEIDSGNPYVKASWHLCIALGYMNSSLNPVLYAFLDENFKRCFRDFCLPCRTRVERNSLNRGRNANREPVSVCAPTVAGTERKPV, via the exons ATGGAGCCGTCCACTGCCCCTGGTGCTGAACCGGCTGATTTCGACATGTACTCGGTGATCCCGTTCAATGTCACCTACCCGGACGACGAGATGGGGTTCGTGCCCAACGGGGGAAACTACACCCAGCAGCTCCCGGTTCAGAGCGCCTCCAATATTATAGTAGCCATCTCCATCACTGCGCTCTACTCGGTTATCTGCGTGGTGGGATTGCTCGGGAATGTCCTTGTGATGTACGGGGTGGTGAG atacaccAAGATGAAGACATCCACCAACATCTACATCTTTAACCTGGCTCTAGCTGATGCCCTAGCCACCAGCACACTGCCCTTCCAGAGTGCCAAGTACCTGATGGGGACCTGGGCCTTCGGAGAGGTCCTCTGTAAGGTGGTCATCGCCATCGACTACTACAACATGTTCACAAgcatctttaccctgaccatgATGTCTGTGGACCGCTACATTGCTGTGTGCCACCCAG TGAGAGCCCTGGAGTTCAGGACGCCCGCCAAGGGTAAGATCATCAACGTTCTGATCTGGGTTCTGTCCTCTGCCATCGGAGTGCCCATCATGGTCATGGCGGTGACCAAAACAACAGACAGTG GTCAGACAATGTGTACACTGAAGTTCCCCGACCCTGACTGGTACTGGGATACAGTCACTAAGATCTGCGTTTTCATCTTTGCCTTCATCATCCCTGTCATGGTCATCACCATCTGCTATGGTCTGATGATACTGCGTTTGCGCAGCGTCCGTCTGCTCTCCGGCTCTAAGGAGAAGGACCGCAACATGCGCCGCATCACCCGCATGGTCCTCGTGATTGTCGCGGCCTTCATTGTCTGCTGGACGCCCATccacatcttcatcatcatcaagaCTCTGGTGGAGATCGACTCTGG GAACCCCTACGTGAAAGCCAGCTGGCACCTCTGCATTGCACTGGGCTACATGAACAGTAGTCTCAACCCTGTTCTCTACGCTTTCCTGGACGAGAACTTCAAGAGGTGCTTCCGGGACTTCTGCCTGCCCTGCCGGACCCGCGTGGAACGCAACTCCCTCAACAGGGGTCGGAACGCCAACCGGGAGCCCGTGTCCGTCTGCGCTCCGACTGTAGCTGGGACGGAAAGGAAGCCCGTATGA